GCACGAGGTCTGGTACTTCCGGTTCCGGCGCAAAGCTTACTGGCAGGCCCCATCAATCTGTTGAGCACCGCGATCCGATCGGTACCCGAGTTCCTTCCGCGGGTCCTTGGCGATCTGGTATCGAAGCAGCGCTTCTGGCCGATCACCTGCCTCAACGATCCATGCAGACATGGGGCCATCGGGCGTATCGACGTCTTCACTGCCGATCACGCGAACCGTGAACGTGCCGAAGCCTTTGTCGTATTGCCAGAATGGAATTGCGTAACTTCCGCCTTCGGCAAGCGGAAGTGCAGCAAAGGTCGCGCCCCAAAGATTGCCGTCCCACACAGGGGCCGACAGCGGCTCATCCAGCGTTGTGACGCCATCGGCTGTTTCCTTCGTCCCCTGAATCCGGTTGTTGGCGTAGGTCACCCTGACGCGGTGCCAGCCACGTTCACT
This DNA window, taken from Porphyrobacter sp. ULC335, encodes the following:
- a CDS encoding DUF3108 domain-containing protein; translated protein: MNPAPGALGQFSDRIFAPNQKAVLMLLTFLAAIAGTTVEYTDMQGARLQEGDACYSISAGNTRIGTTRQTITASDEGGVPVWDIVVHQSAGGGAFDMRDHFVLARDSMLPVRMESARGRERSERGWHRVRVTYANNRIQGTKETADGVTTLDEPLSAPVWDGNLWGATFAALPLAEGGSYAIPFWQYDKGFGTFTVRVIGSEDVDTPDGPMSAWIVEAGDRPEALLRYQIAKDPRKELGYRSDRGAQQIDGACQ